One Vigna unguiculata cultivar IT97K-499-35 chromosome 11, ASM411807v1, whole genome shotgun sequence DNA window includes the following coding sequences:
- the LOC114168512 gene encoding uncharacterized protein LOC114168512 isoform X1, giving the protein MAFQKGVIAFLPLLLSSLLLHHLSPTSVIRAQSDNHTRRLLSLEDDEYDIDEAQCPVDTQTENALQNSDADIQMTQSDPHTSLLLSPTQTQKNVPNDSNNIEVNRAMCPSIPILKSIPMLKCKRLKNMHPTMIESSMMNFNINISVFIGNLTGSISNG; this is encoded by the exons atggcTTTTCAAAAGGGTGTGATCGCGTTTCTTCCACTCCTTCTTTCATCACTGTTGCTGCATCATCTTTCTCCCACTTCTGTCATAAG aGCTCAAAGTGATAATCACACACGTCGCCTACTTTCTCTAGAAGATGATGAATA TGATATTGACGAAGCACAGTGTCCAGTAGATACTCAAACTGAGAACGCATTGCAGAATTCCGATGCAGATATACAAAT GACTCAAAGTGATCCTCACACTTCTCTATTATTATCACCAACTCAAACTCAGAAGAATGTGCCAAACGATTCCAACAACATTGAAGTAAACAG AGCGATGTGTCCATCGATTCCAATCTTGAAGTCAATACCAATGTTGAAGTGCAAAA GGCTGAAGAATATGCATCCAACAATGATAGAGTCCTCCATGatgaactttaatataaatattagtgttTTTATCGGAAATTTGACTGGTAGTATCTCAAATGGATGA
- the LOC114168512 gene encoding uncharacterized protein LOC114168512 isoform X2, with protein sequence MAFQKGVIAFLPLLLSSLLLHHLSPTSVIRAQSDNHTRRLLSLEDDEYDIDEAQCPVDTQTENALQNSDADIQMTQSDPHTSLLLSPTQTQKNVPNDSNNIEVNSDSYIPPFPPTIQIESDVSIDSNLEVNTNVEVQKAEEYASNNDRVLHDEL encoded by the exons atggcTTTTCAAAAGGGTGTGATCGCGTTTCTTCCACTCCTTCTTTCATCACTGTTGCTGCATCATCTTTCTCCCACTTCTGTCATAAG aGCTCAAAGTGATAATCACACACGTCGCCTACTTTCTCTAGAAGATGATGAATA TGATATTGACGAAGCACAGTGTCCAGTAGATACTCAAACTGAGAACGCATTGCAGAATTCCGATGCAGATATACAAAT GACTCAAAGTGATCCTCACACTTCTCTATTATTATCACCAACTCAAACTCAGAAGAATGTGCCAAACGATTCCAACAACATTGAAGTAAACAG TGATTCTTACATTCCTCCATTTCCACCAACAATTCAAATTGAGAGCGATGTGTCCATCGATTCCAATCTTGAAGTCAATACCAATGTTGAAGTGCAAAA GGCTGAAGAATATGCATCCAACAATGATAGAGTCCTCCATGatgaactttaa
- the LOC114168512 gene encoding uncharacterized protein LOC114168512 isoform X3 yields the protein MAFQKGVIAFLPLLLSSLLLHHLSPTSVIRAQSDNHTRRLLSLEDDEYDIDEAQCPVDTQTENALQNSDADIQIDSYIPPFPPTIQIESDVSIDSNLEVNTNVEVQKAEEYASNNDRVLHDEL from the exons atggcTTTTCAAAAGGGTGTGATCGCGTTTCTTCCACTCCTTCTTTCATCACTGTTGCTGCATCATCTTTCTCCCACTTCTGTCATAAG aGCTCAAAGTGATAATCACACACGTCGCCTACTTTCTCTAGAAGATGATGAATA TGATATTGACGAAGCACAGTGTCCAGTAGATACTCAAACTGAGAACGCATTGCAGAATTCCGATGCAGATATACAAAT TGATTCTTACATTCCTCCATTTCCACCAACAATTCAAATTGAGAGCGATGTGTCCATCGATTCCAATCTTGAAGTCAATACCAATGTTGAAGTGCAAAA GGCTGAAGAATATGCATCCAACAATGATAGAGTCCTCCATGatgaactttaa